One Bacillus amyloliquefaciens DSM 7 = ATCC 23350 DNA window includes the following coding sequences:
- the uvrC gene encoding excinuclease ABC subunit UvrC gives MNKQLKEKLALLPDQPGCYLMKDRQKTVIYVGKAKVLKNRVRSYFTGSHDAKTQRLVTEIEDFEYIVTSSNLEALILEMNLIKKYDPKYNVMLKDDKTYPFIKITHERHPRLIVTRNVKKDKGRYFGPYPNVQAARETKKLLDRLYPLRKCSKLPDRVCLYYHLGQCLAPCVKDISEETNRELVEDITRFLKGGHNEVKKELEEKMTEAAEKLEFERAKEFRDQLAHIESTMEKQKMTMNDLLDRDVFAYAYDKGWMCVQVFFIRQGKLIERDVSMFPMYQEADEEFLTYIGQFYSKNNHFLPKEILVPDSVDRDMISELLETAVHQPKKGPKKELLLLAHKNAKIALREKFSLIERDEERSIGAAERLGEALNIYTPHRIEAFDNSNIQGTNPVSAMIVFIDGKPNKKEYRKYKIKTVTGPDDYGSMREVVRRRYSRVLRENLPLPDLIIIDGGKGQINAARDVLENELGLDVPVAGLAKDDKHRTSNLLIGDPLEPMFLERNSQEFYLLQRIQDEVHRFAISFHRQIRGKSAFQSVLDDIPGIGEKRKKMLLKHFGSVKKMKEASLDDIKKAGVPAAAAQMLFEKLKK, from the coding sequence ATGAATAAACAACTGAAAGAAAAGCTGGCCCTCCTTCCCGATCAGCCGGGCTGTTATTTAATGAAAGACCGTCAAAAAACAGTCATCTACGTGGGGAAAGCGAAGGTGCTGAAAAACAGGGTGCGATCCTATTTCACCGGTTCTCACGACGCAAAAACCCAAAGGCTTGTGACGGAGATTGAGGACTTTGAATATATCGTGACCTCCTCCAATCTTGAAGCGCTTATTTTGGAAATGAATCTGATTAAAAAATACGATCCGAAATACAATGTCATGCTGAAAGATGACAAAACCTATCCCTTTATTAAAATCACCCATGAACGCCATCCGCGGCTTATTGTCACCCGGAATGTCAAAAAAGACAAAGGGCGCTATTTCGGCCCGTACCCGAATGTGCAGGCGGCGCGGGAAACGAAAAAACTGCTGGACCGCCTATACCCGCTCAGGAAGTGCTCGAAGCTTCCGGACCGCGTCTGTCTTTATTATCATCTCGGACAATGCCTCGCTCCTTGTGTTAAAGATATTTCTGAGGAGACAAATCGCGAGCTGGTTGAAGATATCACCCGTTTTTTAAAGGGAGGGCATAACGAGGTCAAAAAAGAGCTTGAAGAGAAAATGACAGAGGCGGCGGAAAAGCTTGAATTTGAACGGGCTAAAGAATTCCGCGATCAGCTTGCTCACATCGAATCGACGATGGAGAAGCAGAAAATGACCATGAATGACCTTTTGGATCGCGATGTGTTTGCTTATGCCTACGATAAAGGCTGGATGTGCGTCCAGGTCTTTTTCATACGCCAGGGAAAGCTGATTGAACGCGATGTCAGCATGTTTCCGATGTATCAGGAAGCGGATGAAGAATTTCTGACCTACATCGGCCAGTTCTATTCTAAAAACAATCACTTTCTGCCTAAAGAAATTCTGGTGCCTGACAGCGTGGACAGGGACATGATCAGCGAGCTTTTGGAAACCGCCGTGCATCAGCCGAAAAAGGGCCCGAAAAAAGAGCTGCTTTTGCTTGCGCACAAAAATGCGAAAATCGCTCTGCGGGAAAAATTCTCATTAATCGAACGGGATGAGGAACGGTCAATCGGTGCTGCCGAACGGCTCGGTGAGGCGCTGAACATTTACACGCCGCATCGGATTGAAGCGTTTGACAACTCCAATATTCAAGGCACAAACCCTGTGTCGGCCATGATTGTCTTTATTGACGGTAAGCCCAATAAAAAGGAATACCGCAAATATAAAATTAAAACCGTAACAGGGCCTGATGATTACGGCTCTATGAGGGAAGTCGTCAGAAGAAGATATTCGAGGGTGCTCCGCGAAAATCTCCCGCTGCCGGATTTAATCATCATTGACGGCGGAAAAGGACAGATTAATGCGGCGCGCGACGTGCTCGAAAATGAGCTCGGCCTTGATGTCCCTGTAGCGGGATTGGCGAAGGATGATAAACACCGAACATCCAACCTTTTGATCGGCGATCCGCTTGAACCGATGTTTCTGGAGCGGAACAGCCAGGAATTTTACCTGCTTCAGCGCATTCAGGACGAAGTTCACCGCTTTGCGATCAGTTTTCACAGGCAGATCCGGGGAAAAAGCGCCTTTCAATCCGTTTTGGATGATATCCCGGGCATCGGCGAAAAACGCAAAAAAATGCTCTTAAAGCATTTCGGATCCGTCAAAAAGATGAAGGAAGCAAGCCTTGACGATATTAAAAAAGCCGGTGTGCCGGCTGCGGCGGCTCAGATGCTGTTTGAAAAATTGAAAAAATAG
- the trxA gene encoding thioredoxin has protein sequence MAIVKATDQSFSAETSEGVVLADFWAPWCGPCKMIAPVLEELDQEMGDKLKIVKIDVDENQETAGKYGVMSIPTLLVLKDGEVVETSVGFKPKEALEELVNKHL, from the coding sequence ATGGCTATCGTAAAAGCAACTGATCAATCGTTCTCAGCTGAAACAAGTGAAGGGGTCGTATTGGCGGATTTCTGGGCTCCTTGGTGCGGACCTTGTAAAATGATCGCGCCCGTTCTTGAAGAGCTTGATCAAGAAATGGGAGACAAACTGAAAATCGTCAAAATCGACGTTGATGAAAACCAAGAAACTGCCGGTAAATACGGCGTAATGAGCATCCCGACACTTCTTGTGTTAAAAGACGGAGAAGTCGTTGAAACATCTGTCGGCTTCAAACCGAAAGAAGCGCTTGAAGAGCTTGTAAACAAACATCTGTAA